One window of Nocardioides dongkuii genomic DNA carries:
- a CDS encoding CaiB/BaiF CoA transferase family protein, with translation MTDRTERSGPLGDVLVVDLTRALAGPHATMMMGDLGARVVKVEAPGHGDDTRGWGPPFVGPDDDQQSTYFLSANRNKESVALDLKDEHDRDLLLRLVDRADVLVENFRTGVLERLGLGIAELQARNPRLVVLSITGFGHDGPEGGRAGYDQIAQGEAGLMSLTGSGPDDPQRVGTPIADLLSGMYGAYGVLAALHERARTGVGTVVRTSLLASVVGVHAFQGTRWTVAGEVGRAQGNHHPSIAPYGLFRCRDGSVQIAVGSEGLWRRLCEGFGLDPAAPGLATNKERVGARDRLIGVVEAAFADWDAEPLLARLAEVGVPAGKVRTLDEVYAWDQTASQGLLVDVEHPTLGSVTLPGPPLRFFDADGTEVTRREHAAPPTLDQHGGSVRAWLEAGE, from the coding sequence ATGACCGACCGGACCGAACGCTCCGGGCCGCTGGGCGACGTGCTCGTCGTCGACCTCACCCGCGCGCTCGCCGGGCCGCACGCCACGATGATGATGGGCGACCTCGGCGCGCGCGTGGTCAAGGTGGAGGCGCCCGGTCACGGCGACGACACCCGCGGGTGGGGCCCGCCGTTCGTGGGTCCCGACGACGACCAGCAGTCGACGTACTTCCTCTCCGCCAACCGCAACAAGGAGTCGGTCGCGCTCGACCTCAAGGACGAGCACGACCGCGACCTGCTGCTCCGGCTCGTCGACCGCGCCGACGTGCTCGTCGAGAACTTCCGCACCGGCGTCCTCGAGCGGCTCGGCCTCGGCATCGCCGAGCTCCAGGCGCGCAACCCGCGGCTCGTGGTGCTCTCGATCACCGGCTTCGGGCACGACGGCCCGGAGGGCGGCCGGGCGGGCTACGACCAGATCGCCCAGGGCGAGGCGGGGCTGATGTCGCTGACCGGCTCCGGCCCCGACGACCCGCAGCGGGTGGGGACGCCGATCGCCGACCTGCTCTCCGGCATGTACGGCGCGTACGGCGTGCTCGCCGCGCTGCACGAGCGGGCCCGCACCGGCGTCGGCACCGTGGTGCGGACCTCGCTGCTCGCCTCGGTGGTCGGGGTGCACGCGTTCCAGGGCACCCGCTGGACGGTGGCCGGCGAGGTCGGCCGCGCCCAGGGCAACCACCACCCCTCGATCGCGCCGTACGGCCTGTTCCGCTGCCGGGACGGCTCGGTGCAGATCGCCGTCGGCAGCGAGGGGCTGTGGCGGCGGCTGTGCGAGGGGTTCGGGCTGGATCCCGCGGCGCCCGGGCTGGCGACGAACAAGGAGCGGGTGGGCGCGCGGGACCGGCTGATCGGGGTCGTGGAGGCGGCGTTCGCCGACTGGGACGCCGAGCCGCTGCTCGCGCGGCTGGCGGAGGTCGGCGTCCCCGCCGGCAAGGTGCGGACCCTCGACGAGGTCTACGCCTGGGACCAGACCGCCAGCCAGGGGCTGCTGGTCGACGTCGAGCACCCCACCCTGGGGTCGGTGACGCTGCCGGGGCCGCCGCTGCGGTTCTTCGACGCCGACGGCACCGAGGTCACCCGGCGCGAGCACGCGGCGCCACCGACGCTCGACCAGCACGGCGGGTCCGTGCGGGCGTGGCTGGAGGCGGGGGAGTGA
- a CDS encoding SLC13 family permease has product MGPEWVAIIALVALFVIGTVLPINMGALAFVAAWLVGMYSLDLDEKEIISGISGDLILTIVGVTYLFAIARNNGTVDLIVRTAVKAVGGRVVLIPWVMFGVTAVLTGVGAVSPAACAIIGPIALGFAGRYGINPLMMGMFVVHGAQGGGFSPISIYGSLTNSVMDDAGLPNSELTIFLASLVVNLLMAGILFVLLGGRELMGVRIDADDPDTLDEDLHRGGATVPARGMGATAPTGTQALGVRRDQVLTLVAFVAVAGIALAYDKNIGFVSITAAVVLAMLSPNEHKDAIKQVAWPTVLLVAGISTYATILETAGSPEFVGDWAAGLGVAALGALVLCYVGGVVSAFASSTALLPVIIPIGLPLIADGGISAGLFVAALAVSSTIVDVSPFSTNGALMLANKPDTITEPVYYRQILTYSVIVVLAGPLLVWAALVLPGW; this is encoded by the coding sequence ATGGGACCGGAATGGGTGGCGATCATCGCGTTGGTCGCCCTGTTCGTCATCGGCACGGTGCTGCCGATCAACATGGGCGCGCTCGCCTTCGTGGCGGCGTGGCTGGTCGGGATGTACTCCCTCGACCTCGACGAGAAGGAGATCATCTCCGGCATCAGCGGTGACCTGATCCTGACGATCGTGGGGGTCACCTACCTGTTCGCCATCGCCCGCAACAACGGCACCGTCGACCTGATCGTGCGGACCGCGGTCAAGGCGGTCGGCGGCCGGGTCGTGCTGATCCCGTGGGTGATGTTCGGCGTGACCGCGGTGCTCACCGGCGTCGGTGCCGTGAGCCCGGCGGCGTGCGCGATCATCGGCCCGATCGCCCTCGGCTTCGCCGGGCGCTACGGCATCAACCCGCTGATGATGGGCATGTTCGTCGTCCACGGGGCCCAGGGCGGCGGTTTCTCGCCGATCAGCATCTACGGCTCGCTGACCAACTCGGTGATGGACGACGCGGGGCTGCCCAACAGCGAGCTGACGATCTTCCTGGCCAGCCTGGTGGTCAACCTGCTGATGGCCGGGATCCTCTTCGTCCTGCTCGGTGGGCGTGAGCTGATGGGCGTGCGCATCGACGCCGACGACCCCGACACCCTCGACGAGGACCTGCACCGCGGCGGCGCCACGGTCCCCGCCCGCGGCATGGGCGCCACCGCCCCGACCGGGACCCAGGCCCTCGGCGTACGTCGCGACCAGGTGCTCACCCTGGTCGCCTTCGTCGCCGTCGCGGGGATCGCGCTGGCCTACGACAAGAACATCGGCTTCGTCTCCATCACCGCGGCGGTCGTGCTCGCGATGCTCTCCCCGAACGAGCACAAGGACGCGATCAAGCAGGTCGCCTGGCCGACCGTGCTGCTGGTCGCGGGCATCAGCACCTACGCCACCATCCTCGAGACCGCCGGCTCCCCGGAGTTCGTCGGCGACTGGGCCGCCGGCCTCGGCGTCGCCGCCCTCGGCGCGCTGGTGCTCTGCTACGTCGGCGGGGTGGTGTCGGCGTTCGCCTCCTCGACCGCGCTCCTGCCCGTGATCATCCCGATCGGGCTGCCGCTGATCGCCGATGGCGGGATCAGCGCGGGCCTGTTCGTCGCCGCGCTGGCGGTGTCGTCCACCATCGTGGACGTGAGCCCGTTCTCGACCAACGGTGCTCTCATGCTGGCCAACAAGCCGGACACCATCACCGAGCCTGTGTACTACCGCCAGATCCTGACCTACAGCGTGATCGTCGTCCTCGCCGGTCCGCTCCTCGTATGGGCAGCCCTCGTGCTGCCGGGATGGTGA
- a CDS encoding sulfite exporter TauE/SafE family protein, with protein sequence MSGLEQLAVLAAGLAAGVLTSTIGVASLLSFPVLVAVGLPPVVANVSNTVGLAPGGLSGSFGYRSELREHPRVALVVLLTCAAGSVLGTALLLGLPADVFETVVPFLILGTCLLVGVQPTISRLLRRGQEERAARHHLSPVTTFFATLVGVYGGYFGAGSGVMMVAVLGFGTDLELRVVNGLKTLAVGAGNVVASMVFIAVADVAWSAVVLLAAGSLVGGYAGARVGRRLPPTLFRVLVVVAGVSAAATMLA encoded by the coding sequence GTGAGCGGCCTCGAGCAGCTCGCGGTCCTCGCTGCCGGCCTCGCGGCCGGCGTCCTGACGTCCACGATCGGGGTCGCCTCGCTGCTGAGCTTCCCGGTGCTGGTCGCCGTCGGCCTGCCCCCGGTCGTCGCCAACGTCTCCAACACCGTCGGGCTCGCCCCCGGCGGGCTGAGCGGCTCGTTCGGCTACCGCAGCGAGCTGCGCGAGCACCCCCGCGTGGCGCTGGTGGTGCTGCTGACCTGCGCCGCCGGGTCGGTGCTCGGCACCGCGCTGCTGCTCGGGCTGCCCGCCGACGTCTTCGAGACCGTGGTCCCGTTCCTGATCCTCGGCACCTGCCTGCTGGTCGGCGTCCAGCCGACGATCAGCCGCCTGCTCCGCCGCGGCCAGGAGGAGCGGGCCGCCCGCCACCACCTCTCCCCCGTCACCACGTTCTTCGCGACCCTCGTCGGCGTGTACGGCGGCTACTTCGGCGCCGGCAGCGGGGTGATGATGGTGGCGGTGCTCGGCTTCGGCACCGACCTCGAACTGCGGGTCGTGAACGGCCTCAAGACGCTGGCGGTCGGCGCCGGCAACGTCGTCGCCTCGATGGTCTTCATCGCCGTCGCCGACGTCGCCTGGTCAGCGGTGGTGCTGCTCGCGGCCGGCTCGCTCGTCGGCGGGTACGCCGGCGCCCGCGTCGGCCGTCGCCTGCCGCCCACGCTGTTCCGGGTGCTGGTCGTGGTCGCCGGCGTCTCGGCCGCGGCCACGATGCTCGCCTGA
- a CDS encoding ABC transporter permease, whose product MSPFVAVSLAIVRGFVRDRASVFFSLVFPLMFLVLFGGLFADQGQPRVELVQVGDVALLEEMPDDGRAAFEETFEVEKSDDLDAALAEVRKGDADVAIEMRGDTLVAHYTQTDQVRAAVTQGALRAFVDGTNVALSGEPPRFALETEPVEDESLTSIQFVTPGLLGWAIAMSAAFGAAATLQGWRESKLLRRLQLAPVSARTVVAARIAVTLLIALVQMAIFVGLGAVAFGLSLTGSWWMAVPLIVVGTLCFMALGLLAGAVTTTTEGAVNAANFVVLPMAFLSGSFFSLDAAPAWLRAVSDVLPLKHLNEGMLDVMVRGEGPSSALAPMAILAVFAVVVTLLAARLFRWETS is encoded by the coding sequence ATGAGCCCGTTCGTGGCGGTCTCCCTGGCCATCGTGCGCGGCTTCGTCCGCGACCGCGCGTCGGTGTTCTTCTCCCTGGTCTTCCCGCTGATGTTCCTGGTGCTCTTCGGCGGGCTCTTCGCCGACCAGGGCCAGCCGCGCGTCGAGCTGGTCCAGGTCGGCGACGTGGCGCTGCTCGAGGAGATGCCGGACGACGGGCGCGCCGCGTTCGAGGAGACCTTCGAGGTCGAGAAGTCCGACGACCTGGACGCCGCGCTCGCGGAGGTCCGCAAGGGCGACGCCGACGTGGCGATCGAGATGCGCGGGGACACCCTCGTCGCCCACTACACCCAGACCGACCAGGTCCGGGCGGCCGTGACCCAGGGCGCGCTGCGTGCCTTCGTCGACGGCACGAACGTCGCCCTCTCCGGGGAGCCGCCGCGGTTCGCGCTGGAGACCGAGCCAGTCGAGGACGAGTCGCTGACCTCGATCCAGTTCGTCACCCCGGGCCTGCTCGGGTGGGCGATCGCGATGAGCGCCGCGTTCGGCGCCGCGGCGACGCTGCAGGGGTGGCGCGAGTCCAAGCTGCTGCGCCGCCTCCAGCTCGCGCCGGTCTCGGCGCGCACGGTCGTGGCCGCGCGGATCGCGGTGACGCTGCTGATCGCGCTGGTGCAGATGGCGATCTTCGTGGGCCTCGGCGCGGTCGCGTTCGGGCTCTCGCTGACCGGCTCGTGGTGGATGGCGGTGCCGCTGATCGTGGTCGGCACGCTGTGCTTCATGGCGCTCGGGCTGCTCGCGGGCGCGGTCACCACCACCACCGAGGGCGCCGTGAACGCGGCGAACTTCGTGGTGCTCCCGATGGCGTTCCTCAGCGGGTCGTTCTTCTCGCTCGACGCGGCGCCCGCCTGGCTCCGGGCGGTCTCCGACGTGCTCCCGCTCAAGCACCTCAACGAGGGCATGCTCGACGTGATGGTCCGCGGGGAGGGGCCGTCCTCGGCGCTGGCGCCGATGGCGATCCTGGCGGTCTTCGCCGTCGTGGTCACCCTGCTCGCCGCGCGCCTGTTCCGGTGGGAGACGAGCTGA
- a CDS encoding ABC transporter ATP-binding protein has protein sequence MPAIEVVDLTKTYGDLRAVDGVTLEVAEGEFVGVLGPNGAGKTTLLEMVEGLRRPDSGSATVLGLPAWPRNPALLPRIGVQLQASSFFERLTAREQIRTFAALYGVPARAADEWLEQVGLVDKADTRVEDLSGGQAQRLSIACALVHDPELVFLDEPTASLDPQARRNLWDLLSGINEAGRTVVLTTHHMDEAEALCDRVAIMDAGRVLRLDTPAALVRGLDAATRITLADGEVLTTRDPAAELARLAGAGRLDGVQVQTGTLEDVFLQLTGREYRA, from the coding sequence GTGCCAGCCATCGAGGTCGTCGACCTGACCAAGACGTACGGCGACCTGCGGGCGGTCGACGGGGTCACGCTCGAGGTCGCGGAGGGCGAGTTCGTCGGGGTCCTCGGCCCGAACGGCGCCGGCAAGACCACCCTGCTGGAGATGGTCGAGGGCCTGCGCCGACCGGACTCCGGCAGCGCCACCGTGCTCGGCCTGCCCGCCTGGCCGCGCAACCCCGCGCTGCTCCCGCGGATCGGCGTCCAGCTGCAGGCCTCGTCGTTCTTCGAGCGGCTCACCGCCCGCGAGCAGATCCGCACCTTCGCCGCCCTGTACGGCGTGCCGGCGCGGGCCGCGGACGAGTGGCTGGAGCAGGTGGGGCTGGTCGACAAGGCCGACACGCGTGTCGAGGACCTGTCCGGCGGCCAGGCCCAGCGCCTCTCGATCGCGTGCGCGCTGGTGCACGACCCCGAGCTGGTCTTCCTCGACGAGCCGACCGCGTCGCTGGACCCCCAGGCCCGCCGCAACCTGTGGGACCTGCTCTCGGGCATCAACGAGGCCGGCCGCACGGTCGTGCTCACCACCCACCACATGGACGAGGCGGAGGCGCTCTGCGACCGGGTCGCGATCATGGACGCCGGCCGGGTGCTGCGCCTGGACACCCCCGCGGCGCTGGTGCGCGGCCTGGACGCCGCGACCCGGATCACCCTCGCCGACGGCGAGGTGCTGACCACGCGCGACCCGGCCGCCGAGCTGGCGCGGCTGGCCGGCGCGGGCCGCCTCGACGGCGTCCAGGTGCAGACCGGCACCCTCGAGGACGTCTTCCTCCAGCTCACCGGGCGGGAGTACCGCGCATGA
- a CDS encoding NAD-glutamate dehydrogenase, which yields MSTATQVDKSELLEKATALARSGTGSGGPPHDQVGQLLRAYYRHVAAEDLADRNDVDLYGAFASHYRLAQERPQGTASVRVLTPTLAELGWSANGHSVVEVVVDDMPFLVDSLTMELSRQLRDVHVVIHPHFDVERDITGALRAVHVVDDGAVDPHDGAVRESWMHVEVGRVPEAADLDAIVEQIHQVLRDVREATEDWHRTRGRMLEIVEELGTEPPAGIDAEEVRQTRELLGWLAEEHFTFLGYREYQLTDDDHLRAVAGTGLGILRDDPDLSVGTRLPEKVRAKAREETLLVLAKANSRATVHRPAYLDYVGVKTFDAAGRVTGERRFLGLLSSTAYAESLTRIPLLRERAAAVLKRSGYDPRSYAGRALMDTLETYPRDELFHTPVEELAPMAEAAMHASERRAVRVIIRRDTYGRYVSVLVYLPRDRYNTSVRERFARILQERLGAESVEFTVRINESTTARVHFVVHLPSGTEIPDVDTVDLERRLGDASRSWRDDFVSAVITEHGEELGAELGRRYVDAWPEAYKEDFAPRTASVDLGRLEGIEGTDGIDLSLYEQLDAGRGEARLKVYRVGEPLSLSAVLPMLSSMGVEVIDERPYELAGLGRRCYVYEFGLRSGQSLPAESRGLFQDALHAVWDGFNEIDGFNALVLGAGLTWRQATVLRAYAKYMRQGGSPFALDSIETALRANVDITRLLVRLFEARFDPGADHVAADAEERTLRVTELERRIERALDDVVSLDHDRILRSYLTHVRATLRTNYFQSIEGRPKPYISLKLDPSAIPDLPDPRPKFEIFVYSPRVEGVHLRFGSVARGGLRWSDRRDDFRTEVLGLVKAQMVKNTVIVPVGAKGGFYAKALPDSGDRDAWMAEGVACYRTFICGLLDLTDNLVEGTTVPPADVVRHDGDDSYLVVAADKGTATFSDIANEVAGDYGFWLGDAFASGGSVGYDHKAMGITARGAWVSVQRHFRERGIDSQAEDFTAVGIGDMSGDVFGNGMLCSEHIRLVAAFDHRDIFLDPHPVAATSYAERRRLFELPRSSWQDYDRALISEGGGVHSRALKKIAITEPVRAALGVADGVASMTPAELMRAILTAPVDLLWNGGIGTYVKGSAETHGDAGDKANDPIRVDGADLRAACVGEGGNLGFTQAGRIEYALQGCGGDGGRINTDFIDNSAGVDTSDHEVNLKVLLDRVVRDGDLTTKQRNLLLAEMTDEVAGLVLRDNYEQNLALANALDHSASLLHVHEDFMKRLESEGVLDREIEGLPDSREVRRRLDRGEGLTAPELSVLMAWTKIVLADELLATDLSDDPYLDLDLKGYFPGPVREGFAAQIEAHPLRREIIVTQVVNDLVNGAGITFWPRLSGETGADAPELTRANFVAREIFGSLPLREEVASFDNRLPAVVQTRMRLEMRTLVERASRWLVTNRRPPLDSRATVDHFAGPVQAVMAELPDLMIGRELASYQARRDRLVGQQVPEDLASRVAVLPPAYMLLGIVENAVREGRDPRDVARVHFALGERLGLPGMVQRILALPRQDRWQTMARAALRDDLHGVHSELTAQALRATSDDESAPARIASWEDGDTVAVARAATTLEEICADDQADLARLSVGLRVVRGLLSAR from the coding sequence GTGTCAACGGCGACGCAGGTGGACAAGTCCGAGCTCCTCGAGAAGGCGACCGCGCTGGCGCGGTCCGGGACCGGGTCGGGGGGCCCGCCGCACGACCAGGTGGGCCAGCTGCTGCGCGCCTACTACCGCCACGTCGCGGCCGAGGACCTGGCCGACCGCAACGACGTCGACCTGTACGGCGCCTTCGCGTCGCACTACCGGCTCGCGCAGGAGCGCCCGCAGGGGACCGCCAGCGTCCGGGTGCTGACGCCCACCCTCGCCGAGCTCGGCTGGTCGGCCAACGGGCACTCCGTGGTCGAGGTCGTCGTCGACGACATGCCGTTCCTCGTCGACTCGCTGACCATGGAGCTCTCGCGCCAGCTGCGCGACGTGCACGTGGTCATCCACCCCCACTTCGACGTCGAGCGCGACATCACCGGCGCGCTCCGGGCGGTGCACGTCGTCGACGACGGCGCCGTGGACCCCCACGACGGCGCGGTCCGGGAGTCGTGGATGCACGTGGAGGTCGGGCGGGTCCCCGAGGCCGCCGACCTCGACGCGATCGTCGAGCAGATCCACCAGGTGCTCCGCGACGTCCGCGAGGCGACCGAGGACTGGCACCGCACCCGCGGCCGGATGCTCGAGATCGTCGAGGAGCTCGGCACGGAGCCACCGGCCGGCATCGACGCCGAGGAGGTGCGCCAGACCCGCGAGCTGCTGGGCTGGCTGGCCGAGGAGCACTTCACGTTCCTGGGCTACCGCGAGTACCAGCTCACCGACGACGACCACCTGCGCGCCGTCGCCGGCACCGGCCTCGGCATCCTGCGCGACGACCCCGACCTGTCGGTCGGCACCCGGCTGCCCGAGAAGGTCCGCGCCAAGGCCCGCGAGGAGACGCTGCTGGTGCTCGCCAAGGCGAACTCGCGGGCGACCGTGCACCGTCCGGCGTACCTGGACTACGTCGGCGTGAAGACGTTCGACGCCGCGGGCCGGGTCACCGGCGAGCGGCGGTTCCTGGGGCTGCTCTCCAGCACGGCGTACGCCGAGTCGCTGACCCGGATCCCGCTGCTGCGCGAGCGGGCGGCCGCCGTCCTCAAGCGCAGCGGCTACGACCCGCGCAGCTACGCCGGCCGCGCGCTGATGGACACCCTGGAGACCTACCCGCGCGACGAGCTCTTCCACACGCCCGTCGAGGAGCTCGCGCCGATGGCCGAGGCGGCGATGCACGCGAGCGAGCGCCGCGCCGTCCGCGTGATCATCCGGCGCGACACCTACGGGCGCTACGTCTCGGTGCTGGTCTACCTGCCGCGGGACCGCTACAACACCAGCGTCCGCGAGCGGTTCGCGCGGATCCTCCAGGAGCGGCTCGGCGCGGAGTCGGTGGAGTTCACGGTCCGCATCAACGAGTCGACGACCGCGCGCGTCCACTTCGTGGTGCACCTGCCCTCGGGCACCGAGATCCCCGACGTGGACACCGTCGACCTCGAGCGGCGGCTCGGCGACGCCTCGCGGTCCTGGCGCGACGACTTCGTCAGCGCGGTGATCACCGAGCACGGCGAGGAGCTCGGCGCCGAGCTCGGCCGGCGGTACGTCGACGCCTGGCCGGAGGCGTACAAGGAGGACTTCGCGCCGCGCACCGCGTCGGTCGACCTCGGCCGGCTGGAGGGCATCGAGGGCACCGACGGGATCGACCTGTCCCTCTACGAGCAGCTGGACGCCGGCCGCGGCGAGGCCCGGCTCAAGGTGTACCGGGTGGGCGAGCCGCTCTCGCTGTCCGCGGTGCTGCCGATGCTGTCCTCGATGGGCGTCGAGGTCATCGACGAGCGGCCCTACGAGCTCGCCGGCCTCGGCCGGCGCTGCTACGTCTACGAGTTCGGCCTGCGCTCCGGGCAGAGCCTGCCCGCCGAGTCCCGCGGGCTGTTCCAGGACGCGCTGCACGCGGTCTGGGACGGCTTCAACGAGATCGACGGCTTCAACGCCCTGGTGCTCGGCGCCGGCCTGACCTGGCGGCAGGCGACGGTGCTGCGGGCCTACGCCAAGTACATGCGGCAGGGCGGCTCGCCGTTCGCGCTGGACTCGATCGAGACGGCGCTGCGCGCGAACGTCGACATCACCCGGCTGCTGGTGCGGCTCTTCGAGGCCCGCTTCGACCCGGGCGCCGACCACGTCGCCGCCGACGCCGAGGAGCGCACCCTCCGCGTCACGGAGCTCGAGCGCCGGATCGAGCGCGCCCTCGACGACGTCGTGAGCCTCGACCACGACCGGATCCTGCGCTCCTACCTCACCCACGTGCGGGCGACGCTGCGCACCAACTACTTCCAGAGCATCGAGGGGCGGCCGAAGCCGTACATCAGCCTCAAGCTGGACCCGTCGGCGATCCCCGACCTGCCCGACCCGCGGCCGAAGTTCGAGATCTTCGTCTACAGCCCCCGCGTGGAGGGCGTGCACCTGCGCTTCGGGTCGGTCGCACGCGGCGGCCTGCGCTGGTCGGACCGGCGCGACGACTTCCGCACCGAGGTGCTCGGCCTGGTCAAGGCGCAGATGGTGAAGAACACCGTCATCGTGCCGGTCGGCGCGAAGGGCGGCTTCTACGCCAAGGCCCTCCCGGACTCCGGCGACCGGGACGCCTGGATGGCGGAGGGGGTGGCCTGCTACCGCACGTTCATCTGCGGGCTGCTCGACCTCACCGACAACCTCGTCGAGGGCACGACCGTGCCGCCGGCGGACGTCGTCCGCCACGACGGCGACGACTCCTACCTGGTGGTCGCCGCCGACAAGGGCACCGCGACGTTCTCCGACATCGCCAACGAGGTCGCCGGCGACTACGGCTTCTGGCTGGGCGACGCCTTCGCCAGCGGCGGGTCGGTCGGCTACGACCACAAGGCGATGGGCATCACCGCCCGCGGCGCCTGGGTCTCGGTGCAGCGGCACTTCCGCGAGCGCGGCATCGACAGCCAGGCCGAGGACTTCACCGCGGTCGGCATCGGCGACATGTCCGGCGACGTGTTCGGCAACGGCATGCTCTGCTCGGAGCACATCCGGCTGGTGGCCGCGTTCGACCACCGCGACATCTTCCTCGACCCGCACCCCGTCGCCGCCACGTCGTACGCCGAGCGCCGGCGGCTCTTCGAGCTGCCGCGGTCGAGCTGGCAGGACTACGACCGCGCGCTGATCTCCGAGGGCGGCGGCGTGCACTCCCGCGCGCTGAAGAAGATCGCGATCACCGAGCCGGTGCGCGCCGCGCTCGGCGTCGCCGACGGCGTCGCCTCGATGACCCCGGCCGAGCTGATGCGGGCGATCCTCACGGCGCCGGTCGACCTGCTCTGGAACGGCGGCATCGGCACCTACGTCAAGGGCAGCGCCGAGACCCACGGCGACGCCGGGGACAAGGCCAACGACCCGATCCGGGTCGACGGGGCCGACCTCCGGGCGGCGTGCGTCGGCGAGGGCGGCAACCTCGGGTTCACGCAGGCGGGCCGGATCGAGTACGCGCTGCAGGGCTGCGGCGGGGACGGCGGCCGGATCAACACCGACTTCATCGACAACTCCGCCGGCGTCGACACCTCCGACCACGAGGTCAACCTCAAGGTGCTGCTGGACCGCGTGGTCCGCGACGGCGACCTGACCACCAAGCAGCGCAACCTGCTGCTCGCGGAGATGACCGACGAGGTCGCGGGCCTGGTGCTGCGCGACAACTACGAGCAGAACCTCGCCCTGGCCAACGCCCTGGACCACTCGGCCTCGCTGCTGCACGTGCACGAGGACTTCATGAAGCGCCTGGAGTCCGAGGGCGTGCTGGACCGCGAGATCGAGGGCCTGCCGGACAGCCGCGAGGTGCGCCGGCGGCTCGACCGCGGCGAGGGCCTCACCGCGCCGGAGCTCTCGGTGCTGATGGCCTGGACCAAGATCGTGCTGGCCGACGAGCTGCTCGCGACCGACCTGTCCGACGACCCCTACCTCGACCTGGACCTCAAGGGGTACTTCCCGGGGCCGGTGCGCGAGGGGTTCGCCGCGCAGATCGAGGCGCACCCGCTCCGCCGCGAGATCATCGTGACCCAGGTGGTCAACGACCTGGTCAACGGCGCCGGCATCACCTTCTGGCCGCGGCTGTCGGGCGAGACCGGGGCGGACGCCCCCGAGCTGACCCGGGCCAACTTCGTCGCGCGGGAGATCTTCGGGTCGCTGCCGCTGCGCGAGGAGGTCGCGTCGTTCGACAACCGGCTGCCGGCGGTCGTGCAGACCCGGATGCGGCTGGAGATGCGCACCCTGGTCGAGCGCGCCTCGCGCTGGCTGGTCACCAACCGGCGCCCGCCGCTGGACAGCCGGGCGACCGTCGACCACTTCGCGGGACCGGTGCAGGCCGTGATGGCCGAGCTGCCGGACCTGATGATCGGCCGCGAGCTCGCGTCGTACCAGGCCCGGCGCGACCGGCTCGTCGGGCAGCAGGTGCCCGAGGACCTCGCGTCCCGGGTCGCGGTGCTGCCCCCGGCGTACATGCTCCTCGGCATCGTCGAGAACGCCGTGCGCGAGGGCCGCGACCCCCGCGACGTCGCGCGCGTGCACTTCGCGCTGGGGGAGCGGCTCGGGCTGCCGGGGATGGTGCAGCGGATCCTCGCGCTCCCGCGCCAGGACCGGTGGCAGACGATGGCGCGCGCCGCGCTGCGCGACGACCTGCACGGCGTGCACTCCGAGCTGACCGCCCAGGCGCTGCGGGCGACCTCCGACGACGAGTCCGCCCCCGCCCGGATCGCCAGCTGGGAGGACGGCGACACCGTCGCGGTCGCCCGGGCCGCCACCACGCTGGAGGAGATCTGCGCCGACGACCAGGCCGACCTGGCCCGGCTGTCGGTGGGCCTGCGGGTGGTCCGGGGACTGCTGTCGGCTCGCTGA
- a CDS encoding tryptophan 2,3-dioxygenase family protein: MSDEGFVSFGEQGAQLTYGSYLRLPQLLDAQHLESDPAAHDELLFITIHQVYELWFKQLLHEVTAARDAMLEGERLWWAQHLLQRVHVIERTLVQQVDVLETMTPQDFLQFRQQLAPASGFQSVQFRELEFLSGARDPAYLERFRGITDVERARLERRLAEPTLWDALLAVLRGHGLAAGTDEEAAASLRAVAHDRSQYAVVWALAEALLQHDELAAGWRARHVVMVERMIGDKSGTGGSSGSAYLRSRVPLRYFPVLWELRSAL; encoded by the coding sequence ATGAGCGATGAGGGCTTCGTCTCGTTCGGTGAGCAGGGCGCGCAGCTGACCTACGGCAGCTACCTGCGGCTGCCCCAGCTGCTCGACGCCCAGCACCTGGAGTCGGACCCGGCCGCCCACGACGAGCTGCTGTTCATCACGATCCACCAGGTCTACGAGCTGTGGTTCAAGCAGCTGCTGCACGAGGTGACCGCGGCGCGCGACGCGATGCTGGAGGGGGAGCGGCTCTGGTGGGCCCAGCACCTGCTGCAGCGGGTGCACGTCATCGAGCGCACCCTGGTCCAGCAGGTCGACGTGCTGGAGACGATGACCCCGCAGGACTTCCTGCAGTTCCGCCAGCAGCTGGCCCCCGCGAGCGGGTTCCAGTCGGTGCAGTTCCGGGAGCTGGAGTTCCTCTCCGGCGCCCGGGACCCGGCGTACCTCGAGCGCTTCCGCGGCATCACCGACGTCGAACGCGCCCGGCTCGAGCGGCGACTGGCCGAGCCGACGCTGTGGGACGCGCTCCTCGCGGTGCTGCGCGGGCACGGTCTGGCGGCCGGCACCGACGAGGAGGCGGCGGCCTCGCTGCGGGCCGTCGCCCACGACCGCTCGCAGTACGCCGTGGTCTGGGCGCTCGCGGAGGCGCTGCTGCAGCACGACGAGCTCGCCGCGGGCTGGCGGGCGCGGCACGTGGTGATGGTCGAGCGGATGATCGGCGACAAGTCCGGCACCGGCGGGTCCAGCGGGTCGGCGTACCTCCGCTCGCGGGTGCCGCTGCGGTACTTCCCGGTGCTCTGGGAGCTGCGCTCCGCCCTCTGA